In Gossypium raimondii isolate GPD5lz chromosome 12, ASM2569854v1, whole genome shotgun sequence, a single window of DNA contains:
- the LOC105763350 gene encoding CDPK-related kinase 5, with amino-acid sequence MGLCTSKPSPNPSDSTNASINTRNNDIYRKPNSVSASPLPDGVNSKEDQGKQGEEEKESSNPNNEGKKSPFFPFYSPSPAHYLFSKKSPARSSTNSTPKRFFRRPFPPPSPAKHIRAVLARRHGSVKPNEAAIPEGSDAEAAGATGTGLDKSFGFSKHFGSKYELGDEVGRGHFGYTCTAKFKKGELKGQQVAVKVIPKAKMTTAIAIEDVRREVKILRALSGHSNLVQFYDAYEDHDNVYIVMELCEGGELLDRILSRGGKYTEDDAKAVMIQILNVVAFCHLQGVVHRDLKPENFLFTSKDENSQLKAIDFGLSDFVKPDERLNDIVGSAYYVAPEVLHRSYSTEADVWSIGVIAYILLCGSRPFWARTESGIFRAVLKADPSFDEAPWPSLSSEARDFVKRLLNKDPRKRLTAAQALSHPWIKKYNDVKVPLDILIFKLVKAYLRSSSFRKAALRALSKTLTVDELFYLKEQFALLEPNKNGTISLENIKAALMKNATDAMKDARIPEFLASLNALQYRRMDFDEFCAAALTVHQLEALDRWEQHARCAYEIFEKEGNRPIVIEELASELGLSPSVPVHAVLHDWIRHTDGKLSFLGFVKLLHGVSS; translated from the exons ATGGGTCTTTGCACCTCCAAACCCTCCCCAAACCCTTCTGATTCTACAAATGCCTCTATCAATACCCGGAATAACGATATCTACCGCAAGCCTAACTCTGTTTCGGCTTCTCCTTTACCTGATGGAGTAAACTCCAAGGAAGATCAAGGTAAacaaggagaagaagaaaaagaaagctcCAATCCCAACAATGAAGGCAAGAAATCGCCGTTTTTCCCGTTTTATAGTCCCAGTCCAGCTCACTACTTGTTTTCCAAAAAGTCTCCTGCGAGATCTTCAACCAATTCCACTCCAAAACGGTTTTTCAGGAGGCCATTCCCTCCGCCGTCTCCGGCGAAGCATATTAGGGCAGTGCTTGCGCGGAGGCACGGGTCTGTGAAGCCGAATGAGGCCGCGATCCCGGAAGGAAGCGACGCAGAGGCAGCGGGAGCTACCGGTACCGGACTGGATAAGAGCTTCGGCTTCTCGAAGCACTTCGGGAGCAAATATGAGCTCGGAGACGAAGTAGGAAGAGGCCATTTCGGTTATACTTGTACGGCGAAGTTTAAGAAAGGAGAGCTTAAAGGACAACAAGTTGCCGTTAAAGTTATACCTAAAGCGAag ATGACTACTGCAATTGCCATTGAGGATGTTAGAAGGgaggtaaaaatattaagagCTCTATCTGGACATAGCAATTTAGTACAATTCTATGATGCCTACGAGGACCATGATAATGTCTACATAGTGATGGA ATTATGTGAAGGAGGGGAGCTCTTGGACAGAATTCTTTCTAG GGGCGGAAAATACACTGAGGATGATGCAAAAGCTGTGATGATTCAGATACTTAACGTTGTTGCTTTTTGCCATCTCCAGGGTGTTGTGCACCGGGATCTTAAACCTGAG AATTTCTTGTTTACATCAAAGGATGAAAATTCACAATTGAAGGCTATAGACTTTGGCTTGTCTGATTTTGTGAAACCGG ATGAAAGGCTTAATGACATTGTTGGTAGTGCATACTATGTAGCACCAGAAGTTCTACATAGGTCTTACAGTACAGAAGCAGATGTCTGGAGCATAGGTGTGATTGCTTATATTCTTTTGTGTGGTAGTCGTCCATTTTGGGCTCGAACAGAGTCTGGGATTTTTCGAGCTGTTCTAAAAGCTGATCCAAGTTTTGATGAAGCACCTTGGCCATCTCTATCTTCTGAGGCTAGGGATTTTGTGAAGCGTTTACTGAATAAGGACCCAAGGAAAAGATTGACTGCAGCCCAAGCTTTGA GTCATCCCTGGATAAAAAAGTATAACGATGTGAAAGTGCCCTTGGATATACTGATATTCAAACTCGTGAAGGCTTATCTGCGCTCTTCATCTTTTCGGAAGGCTGCTTTAAGG GCCCTGTCTAAAACTTTGACTGTGGATGAGCTGTTTTACTTGAAGGAGCAGTTTGCATTATTGGAACCAAATAAAAATGGCACTATAAGCTTAGAAAATATCAAAGCG GCTCTGATGAAAAATGCAACAGATGCTATGAAGGATGCTCGCATCCCTGAGTTTCTTGCATCG CTAAATGCACTTCAATACAGACGGATGGACTTTGATGAGTTCTGTGCAGCTGCATTAACTGTTCATCAGCTGGAGGCTCTTGATCGGTGGGAACAGCATGCACGTTGTGCTTACGAAATCTTTGAGAAGGAAGGAAACAGACCTATTGTCATTGAAGAGCTAGCTTCG GAACTCGGACTGAGCCCATCCGTGCCTGTTCATGCTGTTCTTCATGACTGGATTAGGCACACTGATGGGAAGCTAAGTTTTCTCGGATTTGTCAAATTATTGCACGGTGTATCTAGCTGA
- the LOC105761995 gene encoding uncharacterized protein LOC105761995 — MVRDKLSSEYTIDDNGMLRYRNRICVPNNSDLKNEVLSEAHSSMYSIHPDLKRIDIEFAVGDRVLLKVSPWKKVLRFSRKGKLSPRFIGPYEVIERIGLVAYRLALPPELEKIHNVFHVSMLRRYISDPSHVITHSEIELQPDMTYSEEPVRILARQV; from the exons ATGGTTCGGGACAAGTTGAGTTCAGAGTATACCATTGATGATAATGGTATGTTGCGTTATCGCAATAGAATTTGTGTTCCGAATAATTCAGATTTGAAAAATGAAGTTCTTTCTGAAGCTCATAGTAGCATGTATTCCATTCATCCGG ACTTGAAAAGAATAGATATAGAATTTGCGGTTGGTGATCGAGTGCTTTTAAAAGTCTCTCCTTGGAAAAAAGTACTACGATTCAGTAGGAAAGGGAAactgagtccaagatttattggaccgtatgaagttattgaaagaattggccTTGTAGCTTATAGATTAGCTTTGCCTCCGgaacttgagaaaattcataaCGTGTTTCACGTATCGATGTTGAGACGGTACATATCAGATCCATCACATGTAATTACTCATAGTGAAATTGAGCTACAACCGGATATGACGTACTCGGAAGAACCGGTAAGAATTTTGGCTCGACAAGTTTAA